One region of Pseudomonas sp. ABC1 genomic DNA includes:
- a CDS encoding SUMF1/EgtB/PvdO family nonheme iron enzyme, whose amino-acid sequence MKALLAVGLVLLGGCSPALEIDAVEWVSIAPGAVEYQVVDASGVQTEVIQRGFSIMRRQVSQAEYAACVEARACLPLDGALGQAVASNLPVVGVSWLDAWSYAQWLSERTGERYRLPGYGEWVLAAAEAFVDERPQVFDDARDPAQRWLAEYAREAAREPLDPTLRVFGGHGRNGNGLLDMAGNVWEWTDTCSGNGAFCGIRIAAGRHPSELSDFVRDPISGACSVGIPPSHLGFRLVRE is encoded by the coding sequence ATGAAAGCGCTGCTGGCAGTTGGCCTGGTGTTGCTCGGGGGCTGTTCCCCGGCATTGGAGATCGACGCTGTCGAGTGGGTGTCCATCGCACCGGGGGCCGTCGAGTACCAGGTGGTGGATGCCAGTGGCGTGCAGACTGAGGTGATTCAACGCGGCTTTTCCATCATGCGTCGCCAGGTCAGTCAGGCCGAGTATGCCGCCTGTGTCGAGGCGCGGGCCTGCCTGCCGCTGGATGGCGCCCTTGGACAGGCGGTAGCCAGCAACCTGCCGGTAGTCGGGGTCAGTTGGCTGGATGCCTGGAGCTATGCACAGTGGCTATCCGAGCGCACCGGCGAGCGCTACCGCTTGCCCGGCTACGGCGAGTGGGTGCTGGCGGCGGCGGAGGCCTTCGTCGACGAACGGCCGCAGGTCTTCGACGATGCACGCGACCCGGCACAGCGCTGGCTGGCCGAGTACGCGCGTGAGGCGGCACGGGAGCCGCTGGACCCGACCTTGCGGGTCTTCGGTGGTCATGGCCGCAACGGCAATGGCCTGCTGGACATGGCGGGCAATGTCTGGGAATGGACGGACACCTGCTCCGGCAATGGCGCCTTCTGCGGTATTCGTATCGCGGCGGGACGGCATCCGAGCGAACTGTCGGATTTTGTCCGCGACCCGATCAGCGGCGCCTGCTCGGTCGGGATTCCGCCCAGCCACCTGGGCTTTCGGCTGGTGCGCGAGTAA
- the nirK gene encoding copper-containing nitrite reductase, which yields MFPATSLLADTTDGLQRVKVDLVAPPQVHAHEQATSSKPKVVQFRMTIEEKKMVIDNQGTTLQAMTFDGSMPGPTMVVHEGDYVELTLVNPASNSMPHNIDFHAATGALGGAKLTQVSPGQEAVLRFKADRSGTFVYHCAPEGMVAWHVVTGMSGTLMVLPRDGLKDPAGNALKYDRAYTIGEFDLYIPKDADGKYKDYPSLGASFQDTRDAMRTLTPTHVVFNGKVGSLTGDNALTAKVGETVLFIHSQANRDTRPHLIGGHGDWVWETGKFANAPEKNLETWFIRGGSAGAALYTFKQPGVYAYVNHNLIEAMELGAAGHVKVEGQWNDDLMKQIKAPGPITSK from the coding sequence ATGTTCCCCGCGACGTCCTTGCTGGCCGACACCACCGACGGCTTGCAGAGGGTCAAGGTCGATCTGGTGGCGCCGCCACAAGTGCATGCCCATGAGCAGGCCACCAGCAGCAAACCGAAAGTGGTGCAGTTCCGCATGACCATCGAGGAAAAGAAAATGGTCATCGACAACCAGGGCACCACCCTGCAGGCCATGACTTTCGATGGCTCCATGCCGGGGCCGACCATGGTGGTGCATGAGGGGGACTATGTGGAACTGACGCTGGTCAATCCGGCCAGCAACAGCATGCCGCATAACATCGACTTCCATGCCGCCACCGGGGCGCTGGGGGGCGCCAAGCTGACCCAGGTATCGCCGGGCCAGGAGGCGGTGCTGCGCTTCAAGGCCGACCGTAGCGGCACCTTCGTCTACCACTGCGCACCGGAGGGCATGGTCGCCTGGCACGTCGTCACCGGCATGAGCGGTACGCTCATGGTGCTGCCGCGCGATGGTCTCAAGGACCCTGCCGGCAATGCGCTGAAGTACGACCGTGCCTACACCATTGGCGAGTTCGACCTCTACATACCCAAGGATGCCGATGGCAAGTACAAGGATTATCCGAGCCTGGGCGCCAGCTTCCAGGACACCCGCGATGCGATGCGCACCCTGACGCCGACCCATGTGGTGTTCAACGGCAAGGTCGGCTCGCTGACCGGGGATAACGCTCTGACCGCCAAGGTCGGCGAGACCGTGCTGTTCATCCACTCGCAGGCCAACCGCGATACCCGTCCGCACCTGATCGGCGGGCACGGCGACTGGGTCTGGGAAACCGGCAAGTTCGCCAATGCGCCGGAGAAGAACCTGGAAACCTGGTTCATCCGTGGCGGTTCGGCGGGGGCGGCGCTGTATACCTTCAAGCAGCCGGGCGTCTATGCCTACGTCAACCACAACCTGATCGAGGCGATGGAGCTGGGCGCCGCCGGCCACGTCAAGGTGGAAGGGCAATGGAACGATGACCTGATGAAACAGATCAAGGCGCCGGGCCCGATCACCTCCAAGTAA
- a CDS encoding Crp/Fnr family transcriptional regulator, with the protein MPTDRDLIRNLPLFAALDEDALDEALSHAQECHFEKGEYAFRQGEPAQYFFLLLGGHLQTLQVTPAGERVVVRYVHAGELFGIAKAMALSTYPASSIAVESSRVLRWPSAQWEALNRACAQLTGHVVQTVGQRLQEAHQRIQELSTERVEQRVAHALLRLAQQSGRATASGVSIDFPLSRQDLAEMTGTTLHTVSRVLSAWKEQGLLQLGRQHVVLLDLPGLSRHAERQESD; encoded by the coding sequence ATGCCAACCGACCGCGACCTGATCAGAAACCTGCCGCTGTTCGCCGCGCTGGACGAGGATGCCCTCGACGAAGCCCTGAGCCACGCCCAGGAATGTCACTTCGAGAAGGGGGAATATGCCTTCCGCCAGGGTGAACCGGCGCAGTACTTCTTCCTGCTGCTCGGCGGCCACCTGCAGACCCTCCAGGTGACGCCCGCCGGCGAACGCGTGGTGGTGCGTTATGTGCACGCCGGCGAACTGTTCGGCATCGCCAAGGCCATGGCCCTCAGCACCTACCCGGCCTCGTCCATCGCCGTGGAGAGCAGCCGCGTCCTGCGCTGGCCGTCCGCCCAGTGGGAAGCCCTCAACCGGGCCTGTGCGCAATTGACCGGGCATGTGGTGCAGACCGTCGGGCAACGCCTGCAGGAGGCCCATCAGCGCATTCAGGAACTGTCCACCGAGCGGGTCGAGCAGCGCGTGGCGCACGCTCTGCTGCGCCTGGCGCAACAATCGGGGCGCGCCACCGCCAGTGGGGTGAGCATCGACTTCCCGCTGTCCCGCCAGGACCTGGCGGAAATGACCGGCACCACCCTGCACACGGTCAGCCGCGTGCTCAGTGCCTGGAAGGAGCAGGGCCTGCTGCAACTCGGCCGCCAGCATGTCGTGCTGCTCGACCTGCCCGGCCTCTCCCGGCACGCTGAAAGGCAGGAAAGCGACTGA
- a CDS encoding Crp/Fnr family transcriptional regulator — MVLHRVHHQILRSHHLFEPLADEQLDELIADSQLLSLDKGDILFLQGEPAHSFFFVISGAVKIYRLTPDGQEKVFEVIGERHTFAEAMMLMDTPNYVASSQALGPAQLYRFPNATYMRLLQSNSRLTFALLGKLCIRLHQRINEIETLSLKNATHRVVRYLLTQLARGDGQELELPMARQLIAGHLSIQPETFSRIIRRLIDEGIITQQSRTIQVLDRQRLEQFE, encoded by the coding sequence ATGGTGCTTCACCGCGTTCACCACCAGATTCTGCGCAGCCACCACCTGTTCGAGCCGCTGGCCGACGAGCAACTGGACGAACTGATCGCCGACAGCCAACTGCTCAGCCTGGACAAGGGCGACATCCTGTTTCTCCAGGGCGAGCCGGCGCATTCGTTCTTCTTCGTGATCTCCGGCGCAGTGAAAATCTATCGCCTGACCCCGGATGGCCAGGAAAAGGTCTTCGAAGTCATCGGCGAACGGCATACCTTCGCCGAGGCGATGATGCTGATGGACACCCCCAACTACGTGGCCTCGTCCCAGGCGTTGGGCCCGGCGCAGTTGTACCGTTTCCCCAACGCCACCTACATGCGCCTGCTGCAAAGCAACTCGCGGCTGACCTTCGCCCTGCTCGGCAAGCTGTGCATCCGCCTGCACCAGCGCATCAACGAGATCGAGACACTGTCGCTGAAGAACGCCACCCACCGGGTAGTGCGCTACCTGCTGACGCAACTGGCACGCGGCGATGGCCAAGAACTGGAACTGCCAATGGCCCGACAACTGATCGCCGGGCACCTGTCGATCCAGCCGGAAACCTTTTCCCGCATCATTCGCCGGTTGATCGACGAGGGCATCATCACGCAGCAGTCGCGCACCATCCAGGTCCTCGACCGGCAGCGCCTGGAACAGTTCGAGTAG
- a CDS encoding protein DnrP: MTSRTCLYCQRPQPEQGDTCTDCGMPLPTHRPQQRRQRRFLWFCIALSLFCLVMIVWLPR; encoded by the coding sequence ATGACCTCACGCACCTGCCTCTACTGCCAGCGTCCGCAACCCGAACAGGGCGACACCTGCACCGACTGCGGCATGCCACTGCCAACCCACCGTCCGCAACAGCGCCGGCAGCGGCGCTTCCTGTGGTTCTGTATCGCACTCTCGCTGTTCTGCCTGGTGATGATCGTCTGGCTGCCCCGGTAG
- a CDS encoding nitric oxide reductase activation protein NorD, producing MTFSIEVEEWVGAAWHRFITRRADPDFGHARVELAQMQRSLALLYHALGGASGVQLEAAQPRDLLLRRSLLQQVAGTCRQMPVAWCDEQNLRLPPSLAVFPTRELNRELYRWLAMLAAVADGMRHWGRDNQRWVHTLLQRYPALQPRYRRLVDAHLRLRPPVESLPTAAAALERDLRQALREPGSIESFAHDEQAPWPVSLWLYPPQGQARNSASELLEEGEGSAANPNGGKRSLRKRASRTDDGSGKGGLLLFRLENLFSWSEHVQLDRCNDDSEDLDAARVAEDLDELSLSRQRTRKGGGLHLDLDLPAAEQDDLPLGEGLPLPEWDYRLGALRERHACVQMFHPRAAEAAPLPVRLAPAARRLRRQFEVLRNDRQWRRQQPQGSETDLAAWLDFHVQRRQGQAQEKGLFLEQRRTRRELTCLLLADLSMSTESHLNDQQRVIDVIVDSLLLFAEALTAARDDFALYGFSSLRRQQVRMQELKAFGQGYDEQARGRILALRPGYYTRMGAAIRQATRLLQQRPQRQRLLLLVTDGKPNDLDLYEGRYGVEDTREAVLEARRAGVLPFCITIDQQAGDYLPYMFGASGHVLIERPQDLPTYLPQLYRQLTVG from the coding sequence TTCAGTATCGAGGTCGAGGAGTGGGTAGGCGCTGCCTGGCACCGTTTCATCACGCGCCGTGCCGACCCGGATTTCGGCCACGCACGGGTCGAGCTAGCGCAGATGCAACGCTCACTGGCCTTGCTGTACCACGCACTGGGTGGTGCCAGTGGCGTCCAGCTGGAGGCCGCGCAGCCGCGCGACCTGCTGCTGCGCCGCAGCCTGTTGCAACAGGTCGCCGGCACCTGCCGGCAGATGCCGGTGGCCTGGTGCGATGAGCAGAACCTGCGCTTGCCGCCCAGCCTGGCGGTATTCCCCACCCGCGAATTGAACCGCGAACTGTATCGCTGGCTGGCGATGCTGGCCGCGGTCGCCGATGGCATGCGCCATTGGGGGCGGGACAACCAGCGCTGGGTGCATACATTGCTGCAACGCTATCCGGCGTTGCAGCCACGTTACCGACGGCTGGTCGACGCGCACCTGCGCTTGCGGCCGCCTGTGGAAAGCCTGCCGACGGCGGCGGCGGCCCTGGAGCGCGACCTGCGCCAGGCGTTGCGCGAGCCGGGCAGCATCGAATCTTTCGCCCATGACGAGCAGGCACCCTGGCCTGTGTCGTTATGGCTGTATCCGCCCCAGGGCCAGGCGCGCAATAGCGCCAGCGAGTTGCTGGAGGAGGGCGAGGGCAGCGCCGCCAACCCCAATGGCGGCAAGCGCTCGCTACGCAAGCGTGCCTCGCGCACCGATGACGGCAGTGGCAAGGGTGGGTTGCTGCTGTTCCGCCTGGAGAACCTGTTCAGTTGGTCGGAGCATGTGCAACTGGACCGCTGCAACGATGACAGCGAAGACCTGGACGCCGCCCGCGTCGCCGAGGACCTCGACGAGTTGTCCCTGTCGCGCCAGCGCACGCGCAAGGGCGGTGGGCTGCACCTCGACCTGGACCTGCCGGCGGCGGAACAGGACGACCTGCCGCTGGGTGAAGGCCTGCCGCTGCCGGAGTGGGATTACCGCCTGGGCGCGCTGCGCGAACGTCATGCCTGCGTGCAGATGTTCCACCCGCGAGCCGCCGAGGCGGCGCCCTTGCCGGTGCGACTGGCGCCGGCGGCGAGGCGTCTGCGGCGGCAGTTCGAAGTGCTGCGCAATGACCGCCAGTGGCGACGCCAGCAGCCCCAGGGCAGCGAGACGGACCTGGCCGCCTGGCTGGACTTTCATGTGCAGCGTCGCCAGGGACAGGCGCAGGAAAAAGGCTTGTTCCTCGAACAGCGACGCACGCGCCGGGAGTTGACCTGCCTGCTGCTGGCCGACCTGTCGATGTCCACCGAATCGCACCTGAACGACCAGCAACGGGTCATCGATGTCATCGTCGACAGCCTGCTGCTGTTCGCCGAAGCATTGACGGCGGCGCGCGACGACTTCGCCCTCTACGGTTTTTCCTCGCTGCGGCGCCAGCAGGTGCGCATGCAGGAGCTGAAGGCCTTCGGCCAGGGTTACGACGAGCAGGCGCGCGGGCGCATCCTGGCCTTGCGACCGGGCTACTACACACGCATGGGGGCGGCGATCCGCCAGGCCACCCGCCTGCTCCAGCAGCGCCCGCAACGCCAGCGCCTGTTGTTGCTGGTCACCGATGGCAAGCCCAACGACCTCGACCTCTACGAAGGCCGCTATGGCGTCGAGGACACCCGCGAAGCGGTGCTGGAGGCGCGGCGGGCCGGTGTGTTGCCGTTCTGCATCACCATCGACCAGCAGGCCGGCGACTACCTGCCGTATATGTTCGGCGCCAGCGGCCATGTGCTGATTGAGCGACCACAGGACCTGCCGACCTATCTGCCGCAGCTTTATCGGCAATTGACGGTCGGTTAG